A window from Pseudopipra pipra isolate bDixPip1 chromosome 25, bDixPip1.hap1, whole genome shotgun sequence encodes these proteins:
- the PPP1R15B gene encoding protein phosphatase 1 regulatory subunit 15B — protein sequence MQSRRGVATGGVGGLATTPPNGRRRSEWAWRGPAPPRPSPVSGKRRGGGAAIFCPKPHQDGAQTRPGAARRPPSLQTRRATTERRLAHPSAPLAALNGPMEHSGRERAGWARLGLAAAWPKLAGPSAAPAGGSSQASPPFSWLRVLSQLLSPLPALLQRLLPGPALSTALCPAKAPPPLVLLPQAEPAPGWAEEPPEKRAEGGAEPPAGLWGAGLVRSALAVDWYVLGMEQSKSHLPQPLRAEAVPEVEFLRSKRLAFLQRWHLPVPDPDHGYHSLEEEQQHRDVRREAAGRWDQRGGAGQLEQPEDPGRQPVEQEGVRDAAEEEEEEALPEGDGEDSDTEQNLPVSTRPACANKLIDYIIGGVFSGEESEGEEDWDDDGDDDDDDGFDSEELPSDSEAGSQDGERLHLWNSFYSLDPYDPQNFTATIQTSSSDPGREMSDVEEEEEEEEEDSWAESSSGSAHSSEEEDEWDCGSVDEAESLKLWNSFCTSDDPYNPLNFTAAFQTAEKKGTPSAVPAEHFTVCRVQLERRSCGLGDLGHRGILSGEKAANSKRKKVTFLDKVTEYYISSEEDRKGPWEEMARDGCRFQKRIQETEEAIGYCFTTEHRQRVFHRLQQSSSQRVDPF from the exons ATGCAATCCCGGAGGGGCGTGGCCACGGGGGGAGTGGGCGGGCTCGCAACGACACCGCCCAATGGGCGTCGGCGGAGCGAGTGGGCGTGGCGggggccggccccgccccgcccctccccggtGAGCGGAAAGCGccgaggcggcggcgccgccaTTTTCTGCCCGAAGCCGCATCAGGATGGAGCCCAGACCCGACCCGGagccgcccgccgcccgccgagCCTTCAGACCCGCCGCGCCACCACGGAGCGCCGCCTCGCACACCCCTCCGCACCGCTGGCAGCGCTGAACGGCCCCATGGAGCACAGCGGACGCGAACGCGCCGGCTGGGCCCGGCTGGGCCTGGCCGCGGCCTGGCCGAAGCTGGCGGGGCCCAGCGCGGCTCCCGCCGGCGGCTCGTCCCAGGCGAGCCCGCCCTTCTCGTGGCTGCGGGTGCTGTCGCAGCTCCTGTCGCCGCTGCCCGCGCTGCTGCAGCGGCTgctgcccggccccgcgctcAGCACCGCGCTCTGCCCCGCCaaggcgccgccgccgctcgtGCTGCTGCCGCAGGCGGAGCCCGCGCCGGGCTGGGCCGAGGAGCCCCCGGAGAAGCGGGCGGAGGGCGGCGCGGAGCCCCCGGCGGGGCTGTGGGGGGCCGGGCTGGTGCGGAGCGCCCTCGCCGTGGACTGGTACGTGCTGGGCATGGAGCAGAGCAAGAGCCACCTGCCGCAGCCGCTGCGGGCCGAGGCCGTGCCCGAGGTCGAGTTCCTCCGCAGCAAGCGCCTGGCGTTCCTCCAGCGCTGGCACCTGCCCGTGCCCGACCCCGACCACGGCTACCACAgcctggaggaggagcagcagcacagggacgtTCGCCGGGAAGCTGCGGGGCGCTGGGACCagcggggcggtgccgggcagctggagcagcccgAGGATCCAGGGAGACAGCCCGTGGAGCAGGAGGGGGTCCGGGATgcggcggaggaggaggaggaggaagcgtTGCCTGAAGGGGACGGTGAGGACTCGGACACAGAGCAAAACCTCCCGGTTTCGACCAGACCTGCGTGTGCGAATAAATTAATCGATTATATCATCGGGGGAGTTTTCAGCGGGGAGGAGAGCGAGGGTGAGGAGGACTGGGATGATGATGGGGATGATGATGACGATGACGGGTTCGACAGCGAAGAGCTTCCCTCGGACTCAGAGGCCGGCAGCCAGGACGGGGAGAGGCTTCACCTCTGGAATTCCTTCTATAGTTTGGATCCCTACGACCCTCAGAACTTCACAGCCACCATTCAGACATCTTCCAGCGATCCGGGAAGGGAGATGTCGGAtgtggaagaggaggaggaggaggaagaagaagactCGTGGGCAGAGTCCTCCTCAGGCTCTGCTCATAGTTCTGAAGAGGAGGACGAGTGGGACTGTGGCAGCGTGGATGAGGCAGAAAGCTTGAAACTTTGGAACTCGTTCTGTACCTCGGACGATCCATATAACCCTCTAAATTTCACGGCAGCCTTTCAGACCGCAGAGAAAAAAGGGACGCCGAGTGCGGTCCCTGCCGAGCACTTCACTGTGTGCCGGGTACAGCTGGAGAGACGCAGCTGTGGGCTCGGTGACTTGGGGCACCGTGGGATTCTGTCTGGCGAGAAAGCTGCGAATTCCAAGCGGAAAAAG GTCACCTTCCTTGACAAAGTGACTGAGTATTACATAAGCAGCGAGGAGGATCGGAAAGGACCCTGGGAGGAGATGGCACGAGATGGCTGCAGGTTCCAGAAACGGATCCAGGAGACAGAGGAAGCCATAGGATACTGCTTCACCACAGAGCATAGACAGAGAGTGTTCCACAGACTCCAGCAAAGCTCTTCCCAGAGGGTTGATCCCTTCTAG